TGAGGTAACTAAATGGACTTATTAACAACTATTCATAACCAAGGATTAATTTTAGACGGCGCAATGTCTGATGAACTTGAAAAGCAGGGAGTGCCAACAAATAATAGACTATGGACAGCAGCTGCATTAAAGGACAACCTGCAGGCCGTGTATCAAGCACACTGGGACTACCTCCAAGCAGGTGCCCAACTAATTATTACTGATACCTATCAAGCAAACATTCCAGCCTTCATTAAGGCTGGTTATAATGAACAAGAAGCCAAAGAACTGATCACTAATGCGGTTAAAATCGCTAAAAAAGCACGTGATAATTTCCAGCGAAAGACTGGCAAACACAACTTTGTCGCTGCTTCCGTTGGCTCTTACGGTGCTTATTTAGCAAACGGCAATGAGTTCTGCGGTGATTACAACCTCACACCTGACGAATATCTTGACTTTCATTTACCTCGTTTAAAAACAATCATCACACAGCAGCCGGACTGTCTTGCAATCGAAACCCAACCCAAATTAACA
The sequence above is a segment of the Lactobacillus sp. ESL0677 genome. Coding sequences within it:
- the mmuM gene encoding homocysteine S-methyltransferase, producing MDLLTTIHNQGLILDGAMSDELEKQGVPTNNRLWTAAALKDNLQAVYQAHWDYLQAGAQLIITDTYQANIPAFIKAGYNEQEAKELITNAVKIAKKARDNFQRKTGKHNFVAASVGSYGAYLANGNEFCGDYNLTPDEYLDFHLPRLKTIITQQPDCLAIETQPKLTEVTALLTWLAKNEPQIPVYASFTLHDTVRISDGTSLKKVVETVNNYPQVFAVGVNCVKPTLVTPAIKTIRQFTDKEIVVYPNQGYAYDSFSKTWLKIKRTTDFYQGTKEWYEAGAHLIGGCCTTGPEQTREIARAFQEI